Proteins from a genomic interval of Candidatus Babela massiliensis:
- a CDS encoding secretin N-terminal domain-containing protein, with amino-acid sequence MTIKINNLINLLIIFNLILYHSVNFSATQYSGQNNDHLENSTETIDFNFKNKKLIDIVDMLTKIRNVNYIIPQNAQAQADFKQQVISYEPEDKKSINIKQAWDITTLFLELSGFSWFEKEKDLYEIVPTGSAATIGVTREPLPLYINTKPDDLPNNESRIKYVYYLTNLKISENRDDPLNQIFRDMSSTGAADPIILTKLNGFILVDKANVIASIINIVSRLDATGFRETIEIVPLYNVSAQDVAKVFDTLKKAAGEEKASPFIRSDTKASISYFASDTQIVADTRNNAIILMGRETAVSRMRDFIHNHVDTIEESGKSILHYYNLQYLSASEFLPILQDIVKTELQGSQGTQGPSSGPERRFKGVVIDAEKNIDIPPIQGPMDNETVRTPEGVKFDAKGITGRIRTGGNRLIIAAMPDDWTEIKKLIQQVDQPQPQVILEVLVADITHTKTKQISGTVRDLRLEQLPNGVGFLSSNITPVNNVVGATPTTLAQDLLRVISNSGTDTGVSSVSDLLSPGSLIISFRDPVTPSDGLNSAQNRTGGGIWGLLAILDQYLDLKIITHPFLVSLNNTKATIRQSIVKRQRGDAVPSQSGVISVNIDDIPASIQVQMIPRISSATRLNLQIAVDIDDFLSATSIDRETRRVETDSNLNSGDVLVIGGLTRIDTQDSLTQTPILGQIPFIGRFFQGITKIVTTTNLAIFISPTIVNPRFRSGLDRYTEDKMRNAASVLDDTIVYGDNRDPITYFFLPNRTANTNIIEEYLEQTKNMSEYQKEEIEAKINREENKLKRKASTKRNTRDRVLNKTQAPIKEDATDVIA; translated from the coding sequence ATGACTATAAAAATCAATAACTTAATAAATTTACTAATAATTTTTAACTTAATTTTATATCATTCAGTAAATTTTTCTGCTACACAATATTCTGGTCAAAATAATGATCATTTAGAAAATAGCACAGAGACTATAGATTTTAATTTTAAAAACAAAAAATTAATTGATATAGTTGATATGCTTACTAAAATAAGAAATGTAAATTACATTATTCCTCAAAATGCTCAAGCTCAAGCAGATTTTAAACAGCAAGTCATTAGCTATGAACCGGAGGATAAAAAAAGTATTAATATCAAACAAGCATGGGATATAACAACACTATTTTTAGAACTCTCAGGCTTTAGCTGGTTTGAAAAAGAAAAAGATTTATATGAAATTGTTCCTACAGGTTCTGCAGCAACTATAGGTGTAACTCGTGAACCTTTACCATTATATATAAACACTAAACCTGATGATCTACCTAACAATGAATCAAGAATAAAGTATGTTTATTATTTAACTAATTTAAAGATATCTGAAAATAGAGACGATCCTTTAAATCAGATATTTAGAGACATGAGCTCTACAGGCGCTGCTGATCCTATTATATTAACAAAATTAAATGGGTTTATATTAGTAGATAAAGCAAATGTTATAGCTTCTATCATAAATATAGTTTCAAGACTTGACGCAACAGGTTTTAGAGAAACCATTGAAATAGTACCTCTTTATAACGTTTCTGCTCAAGATGTAGCAAAAGTCTTTGATACTTTAAAAAAAGCAGCGGGAGAGGAAAAAGCATCACCATTCATCAGAAGTGATACAAAAGCTTCTATATCTTATTTTGCTTCTGATACACAAATAGTTGCTGATACAAGAAATAATGCAATTATCTTAATGGGTAGAGAAACTGCAGTTAGTAGAATGCGCGACTTTATTCATAATCATGTAGATACAATAGAAGAATCAGGAAAATCTATACTGCATTACTATAATTTACAATATTTAAGCGCTTCTGAATTTTTACCAATATTACAAGATATTGTAAAAACAGAACTTCAAGGTTCTCAAGGCACTCAAGGTCCATCTTCAGGCCCTGAAAGAAGATTTAAAGGAGTGGTAATAGATGCTGAAAAAAATATAGATATTCCTCCAATTCAAGGTCCAATGGATAATGAAACGGTTAGAACCCCTGAAGGAGTAAAATTTGATGCTAAAGGCATAACCGGTCGTATTAGGACTGGAGGTAATCGATTAATTATAGCAGCAATGCCGGATGACTGGACAGAGATAAAAAAATTAATACAACAAGTAGATCAACCACAACCTCAGGTAATTTTAGAAGTTTTGGTTGCTGATATTACTCATACCAAAACTAAACAAATATCTGGAACAGTTAGAGATCTTAGATTAGAGCAATTACCAAATGGAGTAGGGTTTCTATCATCAAATATTACGCCTGTTAATAATGTAGTTGGAGCAACACCTACAACCCTTGCTCAAGATCTATTAAGGGTTATAAGTAATTCAGGCACTGATACAGGGGTATCTTCAGTATCTGATTTACTGAGCCCTGGATCATTAATAATCTCATTTCGAGATCCTGTTACCCCAAGCGATGGGTTAAATTCTGCTCAAAATAGAACAGGAGGAGGAATATGGGGCTTGCTTGCTATACTTGATCAATATTTAGATTTAAAGATAATAACACATCCATTTTTAGTAAGTTTAAATAATACTAAAGCAACTATCAGGCAATCTATTGTCAAAAGACAAAGAGGAGATGCTGTACCTTCTCAATCTGGAGTAATAAGTGTTAATATTGATGATATTCCTGCATCTATACAAGTTCAAATGATACCAAGAATAAGCTCAGCAACTAGATTAAATTTGCAAATAGCTGTGGATATCGATGATTTTTTAAGTGCTACTAGTATTGATAGAGAAACTAGGCGTGTTGAGACTGATTCTAATTTAAATTCTGGCGATGTTTTAGTAATAGGAGGCCTTACCCGTATAGATACTCAAGATTCTTTAACGCAAACTCCAATTTTAGGACAAATACCTTTTATTGGAAGATTTTTCCAAGGTATAACAAAAATAGTTACAACAACAAATCTAGCTATTTTTATATCACCAACTATCGTAAACCCAAGATTTAGGTCTGGTCTTGATAGATATACGGAAGATAAGATGAGAAATGCAGCATCGGTTCTAGATGATACAATAGTTTATGGAGATAATCGAGATCCTATTACTTACTTTTTCTTACCAAATAGAACAGCTAATACTAACATTATTGAAGAATATTTAGAACAAACTAAAAATATGTCTGAATATCAAAAAGAAGAAATAGAAGCTAAAATAAATCGTGAGGAAAATAAATTAAAAAGAAAAGCTTCTACAAAAAGAAATACAAGAGATAGAGTATTAAATAAAACTCAAGCGCCAATAAAAGAGGACGCTACTGATGTTATTGCTTAA
- the pilM gene encoding pilus assembly protein PilM, giving the protein MISDVIIPEKIGSYYLFSKKIVAIDIGRSEIRASIVLAQGHKRTILSLIEEKIENNSNLDYQERVVNALRELKIRLGQYDYLFASFSSASVVFKELTLPFVGEKKIKMVVPFEVESLLPFTLDQAIVDNIIINENKKESQTEVLVAAVKKEYIDQYINLFNQANLKLDKITIDILDLYGLYISIPNYQSKTKNVALIDLGLNNTRLALLIDNQLKYIRIIPHGIKSAAQKIQNNLENDLKIDLNEIVNNLVRFGINLSESESYQQITKNSLIDLFSELQFTINTYATRLKANQEIKLIIITGMGAEIPGIKELIQNTINIETDVLETKKIIHNGKITSKVSSIPNSFLISIATALAPYITSNFNLYKSQEESKENRLIITQLASILGLLLLIISSFSLYSYLRVRKLKRSVYDAQSSAIQELKKNFQLRDVRDLKDANKKANAELLKQENAWQQLSVKNRYSMLKYLSELSKCINPQEIQLDLSSIDIKNNKIILYGSVPGYPQLSKLQNQLKCPLFKNPPRLQDYNFKAEPIILNVTDIQES; this is encoded by the coding sequence GTGATATCAGACGTAATAATACCAGAAAAAATTGGTTCTTATTACCTATTTTCGAAAAAAATTGTTGCCATTGATATAGGACGAAGTGAAATTAGAGCAAGTATAGTTCTTGCACAAGGACATAAACGCACTATTTTAAGCCTAATAGAAGAAAAAATAGAAAATAATTCTAATCTTGATTATCAAGAACGCGTAGTTAATGCATTAAGGGAACTAAAAATAAGATTAGGTCAGTATGATTATCTCTTTGCTTCTTTTTCAAGTGCTTCAGTAGTATTTAAAGAACTTACTTTACCATTTGTAGGAGAGAAAAAAATAAAAATGGTTGTGCCCTTTGAAGTTGAATCTCTTTTACCTTTTACACTTGATCAAGCAATAGTAGATAATATCATAATAAATGAAAATAAAAAGGAATCACAAACAGAAGTACTAGTTGCTGCAGTAAAAAAAGAGTACATAGACCAATATATTAATCTATTTAATCAAGCTAATTTAAAATTGGATAAAATAACTATAGATATACTTGATCTATATGGACTTTATATTTCTATACCTAATTATCAATCAAAAACAAAAAACGTAGCCTTAATAGATTTAGGACTTAATAATACACGCTTGGCTTTACTAATAGATAATCAACTTAAGTATATCAGAATTATTCCTCATGGAATTAAATCTGCAGCTCAAAAAATTCAAAACAATTTAGAAAACGATCTAAAAATAGATTTAAACGAAATAGTAAATAATCTAGTACGTTTTGGGATTAATTTAAGCGAAAGTGAATCATATCAACAAATTACTAAAAATTCTTTAATTGATTTATTTTCCGAATTACAATTTACTATAAACACTTATGCAACTCGATTAAAAGCAAATCAAGAAATAAAATTAATAATAATAACCGGTATGGGCGCAGAAATACCAGGAATTAAAGAGTTAATACAAAATACAATAAACATAGAAACTGACGTTTTAGAGACAAAAAAGATAATCCATAATGGCAAAATAACAAGTAAAGTTAGTTCAATTCCTAATAGCTTTTTAATAAGTATTGCTACAGCGCTTGCTCCGTATATAACATCTAATTTTAATTTATACAAGTCGCAAGAAGAATCAAAAGAAAATAGACTTATAATAACACAACTAGCTTCTATATTAGGCTTATTATTATTAATAATAAGTAGTTTTTCTCTTTATTCTTACTTAAGAGTCAGAAAATTAAAAAGATCAGTATACGATGCTCAAAGTTCTGCAATACAAGAACTTAAAAAAAATTTCCAATTAAGAGATGTAAGAGACCTAAAAGACGCTAATAAAAAAGCCAATGCTGAATTACTTAAGCAAGAAAATGCCTGGCAACAATTATCGGTTAAAAATAGATATTCTATGCTTAAATATTTATCAGAACTTAGTAAGTGCATCAATCCTCAAGAAATCCAATTAGATTTATCAAGCATAGATATAAAGAATAATAAAATAATATTGTATGGATCGGTACCTGGCTATCCTCAACTATCTAAATTACAAAATCAGCTTAAATGTCCTCTATTTAAAAATCCACCAAGATTACAAGATTATAACTTTAAGGCTGAACCAATAATACTTAATGTAACTGATATTCAAGAAAGTTAG
- a CDS encoding secretin N-terminal domain-containing protein codes for MKIKNRSIFTYFILLNVYCISTIAQSEQMTESHTSLNSTQNATNIEDNKKINIPRKKIIRKTNTKPSTQTKTAKTDNKTQPKETNINKATVNTTNKVDTSNNITSIIPSASTENSAVNATSITTVSPIPKIETPVIDNKNLSTAVIKDTTDLTSKAPQVSIADKPSSNTTTIPSTQSTVTSNVPTDTAKSDNKTVLKEVNTKEQPTSNTTLTKKLDNRPKQINKNSKLKKNSIVSKNTKTMADIPLNESSKNQRPSNRRVKKKIATDLILTKDKNKSEIPKKLSMADIPLNESEYKKQEQEISETITPDLSHPPELNSRLIEQKDRRLQKNIYLAKYMEPWRDVKSDEPIQINFENQEITELLKFLENNLDITFILDDNVGPKRAEGLKPITGNKITFRSNTPLNLKQVWDLGLTFLEMSGYSVIPTTTERTYRVTASQGKGSANSEPLPTFISTDDSLLPDSDLKIRYIYFVENADLDVITKIIDSLRSNSSAGVIKFPELRALILTDKASNIRSLLNILQEVDKVDTPETLAIIRLRHADASDVVKLYTELVGAEEQRTPFGFNQRKNPSTHYFTKSTRVFDDPRTNSLIILGTKENIKKFEDFVTSYIDRKSQLPYAPMHIYSLKYLDSTTIADILNKSIQEFNSDPSRAKAAQVGGVRDGSKFFKPSVKITAEPSGNRLIINADYEDYLKLKELLDELDIEQPQVALKVLILNVDLTNAKEFGSQIRNDIACCDKTGGTTSILGPNINYQFAGLNGVITRNTDNGTAVSGAERLLGNLIELANFSSTSSSGLFGTGSTLVTLGQDLYGFWGLLRILESIARVTVVANPFLVTTNKYAAEVTVGETRRVLSAVVQGGSASQPAFGNLDANLSVKIEPQISYDDMITLNIYVELSQFTTSGELPTRSTRQISSSAIAANKEVIALGGLVRDTVQDQEYKVPILGDIPLFGWLFKAKTQTITQNSLLILICPEIIRPTDYQIAQEYTEYQLNDTKETLYSMEHYAERRDPIHRWFFKDHLNREISEIDKFTSRKSRYVSDTEKEIEREQSVKEPKVKQLLAMNNENSTNSKNKSLIDIIKEDSQELKDNKANGVLT; via the coding sequence ATGAAAATAAAAAATAGATCAATATTTACTTACTTTATATTACTAAATGTATATTGCATTTCAACAATAGCTCAGTCAGAGCAAATGACTGAGTCTCATACTTCTTTAAATAGTACTCAAAATGCAACAAATATAGAAGACAATAAAAAGATAAATATACCTAGAAAAAAAATTATAAGAAAAACAAATACAAAACCTTCAACTCAAACAAAAACTGCAAAAACTGATAATAAAACTCAGCCTAAAGAAACTAATATTAATAAAGCTACAGTAAACACCACAAACAAGGTTGATACTTCAAATAATATTACAAGTATAATACCGAGCGCATCCACAGAGAATTCAGCAGTAAATGCAACCTCAATTACAACTGTAAGCCCAATCCCAAAAATCGAAACTCCAGTAATAGATAATAAAAATTTATCAACTGCAGTTATAAAAGATACTACAGATCTAACAAGTAAAGCTCCTCAAGTATCAATTGCTGATAAACCTTCATCAAATACAACAACCATACCATCAACTCAATCAACAGTTACATCAAATGTACCAACCGATACAGCAAAGAGTGATAATAAAACGGTTTTAAAGGAAGTTAATACCAAAGAACAACCTACTTCAAATACAACATTGACTAAAAAGTTAGATAATAGACCAAAGCAAATAAATAAAAATTCAAAACTAAAAAAAAATAGTATTGTAAGTAAAAACACAAAAACGATGGCAGATATACCATTAAATGAATCTTCTAAAAATCAAAGGCCATCAAATAGAAGAGTAAAGAAAAAAATAGCAACTGATCTTATTTTAACTAAAGATAAAAATAAATCAGAAATACCCAAAAAATTATCTATGGCAGATATACCATTAAATGAATCAGAATATAAAAAACAAGAGCAGGAAATATCTGAAACCATTACCCCTGATCTTTCTCATCCTCCTGAATTGAATAGCCGCCTTATAGAGCAAAAAGATAGAAGACTACAAAAGAATATATATCTTGCTAAATATATGGAACCATGGCGTGATGTTAAATCTGACGAACCAATTCAAATAAATTTTGAAAATCAAGAAATAACAGAATTATTAAAATTTTTGGAAAATAATTTAGATATAACATTTATATTAGATGATAATGTTGGTCCTAAAAGAGCAGAAGGTCTCAAACCAATTACTGGAAATAAAATTACTTTTAGATCAAATACCCCATTAAATTTAAAACAAGTATGGGATTTAGGTCTGACATTTCTTGAAATGTCAGGATATTCTGTTATTCCTACTACAACTGAAAGAACCTATCGCGTTACAGCTTCTCAAGGAAAAGGGTCTGCCAATAGCGAACCTTTACCAACATTTATATCAACTGATGATAGCTTACTGCCAGACAGTGATTTAAAAATAAGATACATTTATTTTGTAGAAAATGCTGATCTTGATGTTATAACTAAAATAATAGATAGTTTAAGAAGTAATTCTTCTGCAGGAGTAATAAAATTTCCAGAATTAAGAGCCTTAATTTTAACTGATAAAGCATCTAATATAAGATCATTACTTAATATATTACAGGAAGTTGATAAAGTAGATACACCAGAAACATTAGCAATTATTAGATTAAGACATGCAGATGCATCAGATGTAGTTAAATTATATACAGAACTTGTAGGAGCAGAAGAACAAAGAACTCCTTTTGGATTTAATCAAAGAAAGAATCCAAGCACTCATTACTTTACCAAATCAACTAGAGTCTTTGATGATCCAAGAACTAACTCTCTAATAATATTAGGAACTAAAGAAAATATTAAAAAATTTGAAGACTTTGTTACTAGTTATATAGACAGAAAATCACAATTACCTTATGCTCCAATGCATATCTATTCTTTAAAATATTTAGATTCTACTACTATTGCAGATATTCTTAATAAATCAATACAAGAGTTTAATTCTGATCCAAGTAGAGCAAAAGCAGCTCAAGTAGGTGGCGTTAGAGATGGAAGTAAATTTTTTAAACCCAGCGTAAAAATTACAGCAGAACCTTCAGGTAATAGATTAATAATTAACGCTGATTATGAAGATTATCTAAAATTAAAAGAATTACTTGATGAATTAGATATAGAACAACCTCAAGTTGCCTTAAAAGTATTAATCTTAAATGTAGATTTAACTAATGCAAAAGAATTCGGTTCACAAATTAGAAACGATATAGCTTGCTGTGATAAAACTGGGGGAACAACTTCAATATTAGGTCCAAATATTAACTATCAATTTGCTGGTCTAAATGGAGTAATAACTAGAAATACTGATAATGGTACTGCAGTTTCTGGAGCAGAAAGATTACTAGGAAATTTAATAGAATTAGCTAATTTTTCAAGTACAAGTTCTAGCGGTCTTTTTGGAACTGGAAGCACATTAGTAACGCTAGGACAAGACCTTTATGGTTTCTGGGGACTTTTAAGAATCCTTGAATCGATTGCAAGAGTAACGGTAGTTGCTAATCCATTTTTAGTAACTACAAATAAGTACGCAGCTGAAGTAACCGTGGGAGAAACACGCCGTGTGTTATCAGCAGTAGTACAAGGAGGGAGTGCATCTCAGCCAGCTTTTGGAAACTTGGATGCAAATCTATCAGTTAAAATAGAACCCCAAATAAGCTATGATGATATGATAACTCTAAATATCTATGTTGAACTATCGCAGTTTACGACTAGTGGTGAATTACCAACACGTTCTACAAGGCAAATAAGTAGTAGTGCTATAGCAGCCAATAAAGAAGTAATAGCTTTAGGTGGCCTTGTTCGCGATACAGTTCAAGATCAAGAATATAAAGTTCCTATTTTAGGAGATATACCACTTTTTGGTTGGTTATTTAAAGCAAAAACTCAAACTATAACACAAAACAGCTTATTAATATTAATTTGTCCGGAAATCATAAGACCTACCGATTATCAAATTGCTCAAGAATATACTGAATACCAATTAAATGATACTAAAGAAACTCTTTATAGTATGGAACATTATGCTGAAAGAAGAGATCCTATTCATAGATGGTTCTTTAAGGATCATTTAAATAGAGAAATTTCTGAGATTGATAAATTCACAAGCAGAAAATCAAGATACGTTTCAGATACTGAAAAAGAGATAGAACGTGAACAATCAGTTAAAGAACCAAAAGTTAAGCAGTTACTTGCAATGAATAACGAAAATTCTACTAATTCAAAAAACAAGAGTCTAATTGATATAATTAAAGAAGATTCTCAGGAATTAAAAGATAATAAAGCAAATGGAGTACTGACGTGA
- a CDS encoding type II secretion pathway component PulC contains PDZ domain, with translation MKSPLWIVNSILVILLIAIITFIGFSLKKIVEPINVTQITPTKIKELTKEEKPKPKDIKYIYQGNDLFGTYKAITDNPQPVKVPEVPNPPTPKPLATPEEPQVQFLEPLPIKISGIISGSSESKSQVTVVNNKTKETKSYKVGDKLFDAYIIRIFPRKILALRSNGQQDSIYMYQEDAEQEIKELQDSSWTDVVHQISPETFEINKDNFIKRVSSLAQLIDMLDTTTAFEKGNSIGCRIGNMDKKSIGYSLGLLPGDVITLISDIEPTTTENRIKIYNIISQAKQDDIIKIEIQRNKAKITLEYHIKTNTEINKENKEQTKIALNNKETRLIDTIKTAKRKNNLSSSIKEIKKRDKYAMTKYGGRESILKNLSH, from the coding sequence ATGAAAAGCCCGTTGTGGATCGTAAATAGCATCTTAGTTATACTATTAATTGCAATTATAACTTTCATAGGTTTTTCTTTAAAAAAAATAGTAGAACCGATTAATGTAACTCAAATTACACCTACAAAAATTAAAGAATTAACTAAGGAAGAAAAACCAAAGCCCAAAGATATAAAATACATATATCAGGGCAATGACCTCTTTGGTACATATAAAGCAATAACAGATAATCCACAACCTGTAAAAGTACCTGAAGTTCCTAATCCACCTACGCCAAAACCACTAGCAACGCCTGAGGAACCACAAGTGCAATTTTTAGAGCCATTACCAATTAAAATCTCGGGAATAATTTCTGGATCAAGTGAATCAAAATCGCAAGTAACCGTTGTGAATAATAAAACTAAAGAAACAAAATCGTATAAAGTAGGCGATAAATTATTTGATGCTTATATCATAAGAATTTTCCCTAGAAAAATTCTTGCTCTAAGATCAAATGGACAACAAGATAGCATATACATGTATCAAGAAGATGCTGAACAAGAAATTAAAGAATTACAAGATTCATCATGGACAGATGTAGTCCATCAAATCTCTCCTGAAACATTTGAAATAAATAAAGATAATTTCATAAAACGCGTATCCAGCCTTGCTCAACTTATTGATATGCTAGATACAACCACTGCTTTTGAAAAAGGTAATAGTATAGGCTGCAGAATTGGCAACATGGATAAAAAATCGATAGGTTATTCTTTAGGATTATTACCCGGAGATGTAATAACTTTAATTTCTGATATAGAGCCTACTACAACCGAAAATCGAATTAAGATATATAATATCATTAGTCAAGCAAAGCAAGACGATATAATTAAGATTGAAATACAGCGAAATAAAGCTAAAATAACTTTAGAGTATCATATAAAAACTAACACAGAAATTAATAAAGAAAATAAAGAACAGACAAAGATTGCTCTAAATAATAAAGAAACAAGATTAATAGATACTATTAAAACTGCTAAAAGAAAAAACAACCTGAGTTCTTCTATTAAAGAAATAAAAAAAAGAGACAAATATGCAATGACCAAATATGGCGGCAGAGAATCGATTTTAAAAAATTTGTCCCATTAA
- a CDS encoding AAA family ATPase, translated as MLDIISQESNKFQHLLDEVHKTIIGQEQVLTFMILGTLCNGHILLEGVPGVAKTTMIKALTKAMGLTFKRIQFTPDLLPSDLIGTLIYNPKNQEFETKKGPIFANLILADEINRAPAKVQAALLEAMQEQQVTIGSTTYELDKPFIVFATQNPLEQEGTYRLPEAQLDRFMFKLNVDYPTMAEEKTLLTRDQNIETLNKIIEQKDILDLQELIGRIYIDQKIINYITEIIFATRKPEFFKLQDIKKYITYGVSPRATLALAIASKAYAFFKKRHFVTPDDVKTIALPVLRHRLILTYEAEAENINSDQIIRKILATIPVP; from the coding sequence ATGTTGGATATAATTTCTCAAGAAAGCAATAAGTTCCAGCATTTGCTAGATGAAGTACATAAAACAATTATAGGACAAGAACAAGTATTAACTTTTATGATACTTGGCACTCTATGCAATGGACATATTCTGCTTGAAGGAGTCCCAGGCGTTGCAAAAACAACTATGATTAAAGCACTTACAAAAGCAATGGGTCTAACCTTTAAGAGAATACAATTTACACCAGATTTGTTGCCATCAGATTTAATAGGCACATTAATCTATAATCCTAAAAATCAAGAATTTGAAACAAAAAAAGGGCCTATCTTTGCTAATTTAATTTTAGCAGATGAAATAAATAGAGCTCCAGCCAAAGTACAAGCCGCACTTTTAGAGGCTATGCAAGAACAGCAGGTAACTATTGGCTCTACCACCTATGAACTTGACAAGCCATTTATAGTTTTTGCTACTCAAAATCCTTTGGAACAAGAAGGTACTTATAGATTACCTGAAGCCCAATTAGATAGATTTATGTTTAAATTAAACGTAGATTATCCAACAATGGCTGAAGAAAAGACTTTATTAACCAGAGATCAAAATATAGAGACATTAAACAAAATAATTGAGCAAAAAGACATTTTGGATCTGCAAGAATTAATTGGAAGAATTTATATAGATCAAAAGATAATAAACTATATTACCGAAATAATATTTGCAACAAGAAAACCAGAATTTTTTAAATTACAAGATATAAAAAAATATATAACATACGGAGTTTCCCCAAGAGCAACTTTAGCTCTTGCAATAGCATCTAAAGCATATGCTTTCTTTAAAAAAAGACACTTTGTAACTCCTGATGATGTAAAAACAATAGCTTTACCGGTTTTAAGACACAGATTAATTTTGACCTATGAGGCAGAAGCAGAAAATATTAATTCTGACCAAATTATAAGAAAAATATTGGCAACCATACCCGTACCTTAA
- a CDS encoding nitroreductase family protein → MKALLIKNYIFFLILLLSLIFAIFCIKKLANFYQNKNHISNRKSEYPVLDVIINRWSSRAMSGQEISDQELMSLFEAAKWAPSPFNNQPWRFIYVKRDSLKWQDALSLLYPGNRLWSKDAAVLVLALSYKYSGPDKKLSRTHSFDTGGACQNLAIQGCYMGLVVHPVEGFDYEKTREFFKIDPNYDIEVMYVIGKPGNPESLPQNLRKLEQKSSRKTIAQFVFKDEFNDKI, encoded by the coding sequence ATGAAAGCACTTTTAATAAAGAATTATATATTTTTTTTAATCTTACTTTTAAGCTTAATATTTGCTATATTTTGCATAAAAAAATTAGCTAATTTTTATCAAAATAAAAATCATATAAGCAATCGAAAATCAGAATATCCAGTTTTAGATGTAATTATTAATCGATGGTCATCCCGAGCAATGTCAGGTCAAGAAATAAGTGATCAAGAACTAATGTCTTTATTTGAAGCTGCTAAATGGGCTCCCTCTCCATTTAATAATCAGCCTTGGCGCTTTATTTATGTAAAAAGAGATTCTTTAAAGTGGCAAGATGCTCTTTCACTACTTTATCCAGGCAATAGGCTATGGTCAAAAGATGCAGCAGTTTTAGTCTTAGCTTTATCTTATAAATATTCAGGACCTGATAAAAAATTATCACGAACACATTCATTTGATACAGGTGGAGCATGCCAAAATTTAGCAATACAAGGCTGCTATATGGGCCTAGTTGTCCATCCTGTAGAAGGATTTGATTATGAAAAAACAAGAGAATTTTTTAAGATCGATCCAAATTATGACATTGAAGTAATGTACGTAATAGGAAAGCCAGGTAATCCAGAAAGCTTACCACAGAATTTAAGAAAGCTTGAACAAAAATCCAGTAGAAAAACTATTGCTCAATTTGTATTCAAAGATGAATTTAATGATAAAATTTAA